One part of the Sorangiineae bacterium MSr11954 genome encodes these proteins:
- a CDS encoding LysR substrate-binding domain-containing protein: protein MDITGIDLNLLVVLDALLAERSVTLAAKRLRLSQSGTSAALGRLRLLLDDPLFARTPRGLSPTPRALLLVEPVRQILTSVEHVLAAPKFDPATAERTVRLAMGDYAQYVVLPALLSRLAREAPRVAIAVTPLVREPRAHLDDGSCELVLAPGLKTAGALHAETLFHERMTTIARKGVVGKKLGLRQFTSLGHVLVSPEGSGGAMVDRALAERKLRRFIALRVPHFLVAPEVVARSELIATLPDRVARRAAEALPVRGYVPPVPLPSFSIALGWHARSEGDPALSWLRATLQKVARDRESGG, encoded by the coding sequence ATGGATATCACCGGCATCGATCTGAACCTGCTCGTGGTCCTCGACGCGCTGCTCGCCGAGCGGAGCGTGACCTTGGCGGCCAAACGCCTGCGCCTCTCGCAGTCGGGGACGAGCGCGGCGCTCGGGCGCCTGCGGCTCTTGTTGGACGATCCGCTCTTTGCGCGCACGCCGCGCGGCTTGTCGCCGACCCCGCGCGCCCTTTTGCTCGTGGAGCCGGTGCGGCAGATCTTGACGAGCGTGGAGCACGTGCTCGCGGCGCCGAAGTTCGATCCGGCCACCGCCGAGCGGACCGTGCGCCTCGCCATGGGCGACTATGCGCAGTACGTGGTGCTGCCGGCGCTCCTCTCACGGCTCGCGCGCGAGGCGCCGCGCGTGGCCATCGCGGTCACGCCGCTCGTCCGCGAGCCGCGCGCCCACCTCGACGATGGGTCCTGCGAGCTGGTGCTCGCGCCCGGCTTGAAGACGGCGGGGGCGCTGCACGCCGAGACGCTGTTTCACGAGCGCATGACGACCATCGCGCGCAAAGGCGTGGTCGGAAAGAAGCTCGGCTTGCGGCAGTTCACGAGCCTCGGCCACGTGCTGGTCTCGCCCGAGGGCAGCGGCGGGGCCATGGTCGACCGCGCCCTCGCCGAGCGAAAGCTGCGCCGCTTCATCGCCCTGCGCGTGCCGCATTTTCTGGTCGCGCCCGAGGTGGTGGCGCGCTCGGAGCTGATCGCGACCTTGCCCGATCGGGTCGCGCGGCGCGCCGCCGAGGCGCTGCCCGTGCGCGGCTACGTGCCGCCCGTGCCGCTGCCCTCGTTCTCCATCGCCCTCGGATGGCACGCGCGCTCCGAGGGCGATCCCGCTTTGAGCTGGCTGCGCGCGACCCTCCAAAAGGTCGCGCGCGATCGGGAGAGCGGCGGCTAG
- a CDS encoding NAD-dependent epimerase/dehydratase family protein translates to MRVLVTGATGYIGSAVAHRLFELGHSIVALVRTDGGEAEAKRRGFEPLRGTLFDAAILERAAREAGGVVHTASTGAADSAEADITSVRALLRGLGGSNKPFVYTSGSWLLGNTGDSPAGETSPLDPTPLTAWRAPLEKEIAEASGTTLRTVLLRPVVVYGRGGGLLAMLVRSGREQGIVRYVGAPETRWSFVYVDDLADLYARALLRASPGTEIVMASADVTHTLHAIALAASEAAGVSGRTIPWPVDEARSAMGPFADALALHQVVTGARARTRFGWSPRSPSVLDDLARGSYVAGEPSQSR, encoded by the coding sequence ATGCGCGTTCTCGTCACCGGCGCGACCGGCTACATCGGCTCGGCCGTCGCCCACCGTCTCTTCGAGCTCGGTCACTCCATCGTCGCCCTCGTACGCACCGATGGCGGCGAAGCGGAGGCCAAGCGCCGCGGCTTCGAACCGCTCCGCGGCACCTTGTTCGACGCGGCAATCCTCGAGCGCGCCGCGCGGGAGGCCGGCGGCGTCGTTCACACCGCATCGACGGGCGCCGCCGACAGCGCCGAAGCCGATATCACCTCCGTGCGCGCGCTCTTGCGGGGCCTCGGCGGCTCGAACAAGCCGTTCGTGTACACCAGCGGCAGCTGGCTCCTCGGCAACACCGGTGATTCGCCCGCCGGCGAAACCAGCCCCCTCGACCCCACCCCGCTCACCGCCTGGCGCGCGCCCCTCGAGAAGGAGATCGCCGAGGCCTCCGGCACCACGTTGCGCACCGTCCTGCTCCGCCCCGTCGTCGTCTACGGGCGCGGCGGCGGGCTGCTCGCGATGCTCGTGCGCTCGGGGCGCGAGCAGGGCATCGTGCGGTACGTGGGAGCGCCGGAGACGCGTTGGAGCTTCGTTTACGTGGACGATCTGGCGGACCTCTATGCGCGCGCGCTCCTTCGAGCCTCGCCGGGCACGGAGATCGTCATGGCCTCCGCAGACGTTACGCACACCCTCCACGCGATCGCGCTCGCCGCGAGCGAGGCCGCGGGTGTATCGGGTCGAACGATCCCGTGGCCGGTCGACGAAGCGCGAAGCGCGATGGGCCCCTTCGCGGATGCGCTGGCTCTCCATCAAGTCGTGACGGGTGCGAGGGCGCGCACGCGCTTCGGATGGTCGCCGCGCTCACCTTCGGTTCTCGACGATCTCGCGCGCGGTTCGTATGTCGCGGGGGAGCCGAGCCAATCGCGTTGA